From the Martelella mediterranea DSM 17316 genome, one window contains:
- a CDS encoding 4-hydroxythreonine-4-phosphate dehydrogenase PdxA, producing the protein MDAERQGGKRPLVALAMGDPAGISPELAARLAASERVRDAARLVVIGDRRVLEAGAAVAGLAAAIPEIAIEEIGNAVTGPALIDLGNLDPADITPGEASLAGGRFAVENFSLALRLAEAGRVDGVCYTPFNKKAMRHAHPGYDDESRFITELLDLDDGGIREFNVLEQIWNARVTSHIPLKDVSAALSEEVILREIARTENCLRLAGIEQPRMLVAGLNPHAGDGGSFGMEEIDIIGPAVATAKARGHDVDGPFPADTVFVKALKEGHHAVLTMYHDQGQIAMKLMGFDRGVTMLGGLAFPVCTPAHGTAYDIAGQGIASPLAAEEAMLLAARMAAPAATERKPQ; encoded by the coding sequence ATGGATGCTGAACGGCAGGGTGGAAAACGCCCGCTGGTCGCGCTCGCGATGGGCGATCCGGCAGGAATCAGCCCCGAACTTGCCGCCCGGCTCGCGGCGTCGGAACGCGTGCGGGATGCCGCGCGGCTGGTCGTCATCGGCGACCGGCGGGTGCTTGAGGCGGGCGCGGCCGTCGCGGGGCTTGCGGCCGCCATCCCCGAAATCGCGATCGAGGAGATCGGGAATGCCGTGACCGGCCCGGCGCTGATCGATCTCGGCAATCTCGATCCGGCCGACATCACGCCCGGCGAAGCCAGCCTTGCCGGCGGACGGTTCGCGGTCGAAAACTTCTCGCTGGCGTTGCGGCTCGCCGAGGCAGGCAGGGTCGACGGGGTCTGCTACACGCCGTTCAACAAGAAGGCGATGCGCCATGCCCATCCAGGTTATGACGACGAAAGCCGTTTCATCACCGAACTGCTTGATCTGGATGATGGCGGCATCCGCGAGTTCAACGTGCTCGAGCAGATCTGGAATGCCCGCGTCACCTCGCACATTCCGCTGAAGGATGTCTCCGCGGCGCTGAGCGAAGAGGTAATCCTTCGGGAAATAGCCCGAACGGAGAACTGCCTCAGGCTCGCCGGGATTGAACAGCCCCGCATGCTGGTTGCGGGCCTGAACCCGCATGCCGGTGACGGCGGCAGCTTCGGCATGGAGGAAATCGACATCATCGGCCCGGCCGTCGCGACTGCAAAGGCGCGTGGCCATGACGTCGACGGCCCGTTTCCAGCCGATACCGTCTTCGTCAAGGCGCTGAAGGAAGGCCATCACGCGGTGCTGACAATGTATCACGACCAGGGCCAGATCGCGATGAAGCTGATGGGTTTCGACCGCGGCGTCACCATGCTAGGCGGGCTTGCATTTCCGGTCTGTACGCCGGCCCACGGTACGGCCTACGATATTGCGGGCCAGGGCATCGCCAGTCCGCTCGCCGCGGAGGAGGCGATGCTCTTGGCCGCGCGCATGGCTGCGCCAGCAGCAACGGAGAGGAAACCGCAATGA
- a CDS encoding SMP-30/gluconolactonase/LRE family protein yields the protein MSDVIIEDPRMADLVAPDARLEKLWTGATWSEGPVWWEDGGVTWSDIPNNRMLRWHPEEGGTVFREPSRHTNGHTRDREGRLVSCEHSGRAVSRTEADGTVVTLVDRYQGKRLNSPNDVVVKSDGTIWFTDPPYGILSDYEGVKADSEIGACYVYRLDPETGELTVVADDFDRPNGLAFSVDESLLYISDTGRSEAPNGPPHIRVFEVEDGRRLRNGRIFAEVSPGASDGFRLDVHGHIFTSAHDGIQVFTPDGERLGRILVPEIVANCTFGGPEKNRLFITASTSLYAIDVLTSGLPGR from the coding sequence ATGAGCGATGTCATTATCGAGGATCCCCGCATGGCCGATCTGGTCGCGCCGGATGCCAGGCTTGAAAAACTCTGGACCGGGGCGACATGGAGCGAGGGGCCGGTCTGGTGGGAGGACGGCGGCGTCACCTGGAGCGACATTCCCAACAACCGGATGCTGCGCTGGCATCCCGAGGAAGGCGGCACGGTATTCCGCGAGCCGTCCAGGCACACCAATGGCCATACGCGCGACCGCGAGGGACGGCTCGTCTCGTGCGAGCACTCCGGCCGCGCGGTCAGCCGCACGGAAGCCGACGGCACGGTGGTGACGCTGGTCGACCGCTACCAGGGCAAGCGTCTGAACTCGCCGAACGACGTGGTGGTCAAGTCCGACGGCACGATCTGGTTCACGGATCCGCCCTACGGCATCCTCTCCGACTATGAGGGCGTCAAGGCGGATAGTGAAATCGGCGCCTGCTATGTCTATCGTCTCGATCCGGAGACGGGAGAACTCACCGTCGTCGCCGACGATTTCGACAGACCGAACGGCCTCGCCTTTTCGGTGGACGAGAGCCTGCTCTACATCTCCGACACGGGACGGTCCGAAGCGCCCAACGGGCCGCCGCATATCCGCGTCTTCGAGGTGGAAGACGGGAGGCGGCTCAGGAACGGCCGGATCTTCGCCGAGGTTTCGCCCGGCGCTTCGGATGGCTTTCGGCTCGATGTCCACGGCCATATTTTCACCTCGGCGCATGACGGTATTCAGGTCTTCACACCCGACGGCGAGCGGCTGGGGAGAATCCTGGTGCCCGAGATCGTCGCGAACTGCACCTTCGGCGGGCCGGAGAAAAACAGGCTGTTCATCACCGCCTCGACATCGCTCTACGCCATCGACGTCCTGACCAGCGGGCTGCCGGGCCGATGA
- a CDS encoding YncE family protein — protein MSEADAGTLVIVEKSSHCLSFYDRRTTERLDSIDLPRYSHELVVSADRAFAFVGHYGLRTSADHGDGGRSVTVVDLAARRIVRTLDCRPWRRIHGIALDGQGRLLALSEGDNVLMTFDDPLSADAPSRAVPSGGLKGHLFRVGADGETAYCCNLLSHTVTKVAPRDASVAPVAVTPGEKPEGIWLDAGGDTLYVTNRLSDTLVAIDTASMRITREMKTRSDPLRVYGLAGNRLLLLNCGDKSISVVDAEGMRELGCLPLGSIPLAAHITGDTAFVSLADDRCVEIDLAGLSVMKTLATQSEPDCCFLLAAENDAGFEKRPVR, from the coding sequence ATGAGCGAAGCAGATGCCGGCACGCTGGTTATCGTTGAAAAGAGCAGTCACTGCCTGAGCTTCTACGACCGGCGGACGACCGAGCGCCTCGACAGTATCGACCTGCCCCGCTACTCGCACGAACTCGTGGTATCCGCCGATCGGGCATTCGCCTTCGTCGGTCACTACGGGCTGCGCACATCCGCCGACCATGGCGATGGCGGACGTTCCGTCACCGTGGTCGATCTTGCCGCCCGCAGGATCGTCCGGACGCTGGACTGCCGGCCCTGGCGCCGGATTCACGGCATCGCGCTCGATGGCCAGGGCCGGTTGCTGGCGCTCAGCGAAGGCGACAACGTCCTGATGACCTTCGATGACCCTCTGTCGGCGGACGCGCCGTCGCGGGCCGTGCCGAGCGGCGGGCTGAAAGGCCACCTTTTCCGGGTCGGCGCCGATGGCGAAACAGCCTATTGCTGCAACCTTCTGAGCCATACCGTGACGAAGGTCGCGCCGCGCGATGCATCCGTCGCACCCGTGGCGGTGACGCCGGGCGAAAAGCCCGAGGGCATATGGCTCGATGCCGGTGGCGACACGCTCTATGTCACGAACCGCCTCTCAGACACGCTCGTCGCCATCGACACCGCCTCGATGCGCATTACGCGGGAGATGAAGACACGTAGCGATCCGCTGCGCGTCTACGGTCTTGCCGGAAATCGGCTTCTGCTCCTGAACTGCGGCGATAAAAGCATTTCGGTGGTCGACGCGGAAGGCATGCGCGAGCTTGGCTGCCTGCCGCTCGGCAGCATTCCGCTCGCGGCCCATATCACCGGCGATACGGCCTTCGTTTCGCTCGCCGACGATCGCTGCGTCGAAATCGACCTTGCCGGGCTTTCGGTCATGAAGACCTTGGCCACGCAATCGGAGCCGGATTGCTGCTTTCTGCTTGCTGCCGAAAACGACGCGGGTTTTGAAAAGCGCCCGGTTCGTTGA
- a CDS encoding ABC transporter ATP-binding protein: MSTLSEEKADITLRGVRKSFGAVDVIHGLDLAIKGGEFVVFVGPSGCGKSTLLRMIAGLEDVTDGDILIAGRDVTDLDPSKRGIAMVFQSYALYPHMSVRQNLAFGLEIARTPQAEIERQVEAAAEILKIGPLLDRRPGQLSGGQRQRVAIGRAIVRKPLAFLFDEPLSNLDAELRVSMRIEIARLHRELGNTMIYVTHDQTEAMTLADRIVVLRDGRIEQVGTPREVYEDPNNLFVAGFIGSPRMNIIDATAGPAGSLSVGGQTIVVDPPAEAMIENTPVRFGIRPEHLVIGENGGSSFEATVDFAEYLGGTRYLYCRLPDGQDLTVEQREGEDHASGERIWLTCQKGCMRLFSPDGERLR, encoded by the coding sequence ATGAGCACATTATCTGAGGAAAAGGCCGACATCACGCTTCGCGGCGTGCGCAAGAGCTTCGGCGCGGTCGATGTCATTCACGGCCTCGATCTCGCCATCAAGGGCGGCGAGTTCGTGGTTTTCGTCGGCCCATCGGGCTGCGGCAAGTCCACGCTGCTCCGGATGATCGCGGGGCTGGAGGATGTCACCGATGGAGACATTCTCATCGCCGGACGGGATGTCACCGATCTCGACCCCTCGAAGCGCGGCATCGCCATGGTGTTCCAGTCCTATGCGCTCTATCCGCATATGAGCGTGCGCCAGAACCTCGCCTTCGGCCTCGAAATCGCCAGGACGCCGCAGGCCGAAATCGAACGTCAGGTCGAGGCGGCCGCCGAAATCCTGAAGATCGGCCCGCTACTCGACCGGCGGCCGGGCCAGCTTTCGGGCGGGCAGCGGCAACGGGTCGCCATCGGACGGGCGATCGTGCGCAAGCCTCTCGCCTTCCTGTTCGACGAGCCGCTGTCCAACCTCGATGCCGAGCTCCGGGTCAGCATGCGCATCGAGATCGCAAGGCTGCATCGCGAACTCGGCAACACCATGATCTATGTCACCCATGACCAGACCGAGGCCATGACGCTTGCCGACCGGATCGTCGTGCTGCGCGATGGCCGGATCGAGCAGGTCGGCACGCCGCGCGAAGTCTACGAGGATCCGAACAACCTGTTCGTCGCCGGCTTCATCGGCTCGCCGAGGATGAATATCATCGACGCGACCGCCGGTCCGGCGGGAAGTCTTTCCGTCGGCGGCCAGACGATTGTCGTCGATCCGCCCGCTGAAGCGATGATCGAGAACACGCCGGTCAGGTTCGGAATCCGCCCGGAACATCTGGTGATCGGCGAAAACGGCGGCTCTTCATTTGAAGCCACGGTGGATTTCGCCGAATATCTCGGCGGCACGCGTTATCTTTACTGCCGTCTGCCGGACGGACAGGACCTCACCGTCGAACAGCGCGAGGGAGAGGATCACGCCTCCGGAGAGCGGATATGGCTGACATGCCAGAAGGGCTGCATGCGGCTGTTCTCGCCGGACGGTGAACGGTTGCGGTGA